The proteins below are encoded in one region of Hordeum vulgare subsp. vulgare chromosome 3H, MorexV3_pseudomolecules_assembly, whole genome shotgun sequence:
- the LOC123444164 gene encoding potassium/sodium hyperpolarization-activated cyclic nucleotide-gated channel 4-like, whose amino-acid sequence MAGDRRGGSPTAERRRGIRRLLLPRGEASSAPLPPPAAAEAGRRKGFASAALRGLGCTSAAASQAYAPGAGSAAAAAVRSSADWHGRRRKGKDRRKERGAGAGGGGLVGGGIGGDVWCAPGIPFAAEASSVDCVVARHQMLGRGRGGDPERPHRERPCLSRRTSMQEQISSSFMESPPPPPLPQHMDGPFFGADLLPSARLRRMRGYRPSPGGLEEEIMMFQTRVLLGGMNMYDRYQDWRLDVDNMTYEELLELGERIGHVNTGLREDEITRNLRKVKPDSSFRFPTEVEKKCSICQEEFEANDEMGRLGCGHSYHVYCIKQWLSQKNVCPVCKTAVTKT is encoded by the exons ATGGCCGGTGACCGCCGCGGCGGCTCGCCCACGGCGGAGCGCCGGCGGGGGATCCGGCGCCTGCTGCTGCCACGCGGGGAGGCCTCCTCGGCGCCGCTGCCTCCGCCGGCCGCGGCCGAGGCGGGGCGGAGGAAGGGCTTCGCCTCCGCGGCGCTGCGCGGGCTGGGCTGCACGTCGGCCGCGGCCTCGCAGGCTTACGCGCCCGGGGCGGgctccgcggcggcggcggccgtgcgGTCCTCGGCCGACTGGCACGGGCGGCGGAGGAAAGGGAAGGACAGGAGAAAGGAAAGGGGCGCAGGCGCAGGCGGAGGCGGCCTTGTCGGCGGAGGGATCGGCGGCGACGTGTGGTGCGCCCCGGGGATACCGTTCGCCGCGGAGGCGTCGTCCGTGGACTGCGTGGTGGCGCGCCACCAGATGCTGGGGAGGGGCCGCGGCGGCGACCCCGAGAGGCCGCACAGAGAG CGGCCCTGCCTGTCCCGGAGGACGAGCATGCAGGAGCAGATATCGTCGTCGTTCAtggagtcgccgccgccgccgccgctgccgcagcACATGGACGGCCCCTTCTTCGGCGCCGACCTCCTCCCCTCCGCGCGCCTCCGCCGGATGCGCGGGTACCGCCCCTCCCCCGGGGGGCTCGAAGAAGAG ATCATGATGTTTCAGACAAGAGTGTTGTTGGGAGGAATGAATATGTATGATCGGTACCAGGATTGGCGCCTTGATGTCGACAACATGACTTATGAG GAGTTGCTTGAGCTCGGAGAAAGAATAGGACATGTCAACACAGGGTTACGCGAGGATGAGATAACTCGCAACCTTAGGAAGGTCAAGCCCGATTCATCGTTCCGGTTTCCGACAGAAGTGGAGAAGAAATGCAGTATTTGTCAA GAAGAGTTTGAAGCGAATGACGAGATGGGGAGGCTGGGCTGCGGCCACAGCTACCATGTTTACTGCATCAAGCAGTGGCTTTCTCAGAAGAACGTTTGCCCGGTTTGCAAGACTGCTGTCACCAAGACTTGA